The following is a genomic window from Butyricimonas faecihominis.
TCCCTTTCGAAAAATCGAAATCAGCGTAAAAATACAACGGCCCGTATGTCAACGACGTCCGTATGCGAGCATCCGTGAGCGCTGCCCCCGACTTCATCGGCGTGTACTCCGAATGATAATAAGCCACATCAGCAAACAAACGAGCGCCTGCCGTGAAACGAATTCCTTTATCCTTATTGATATATTGTAAAAGAGGATTGGAAACATCCTCGGCCTGAGCTTTCACCATATTAGACGACAACACGAGGGCGACTAATACAACAGGGAATAATATATATTTTTTCATACTGGTCTGCATTTAAACAATTATTTAGTAACCTAATCTCTCCAACACCACCTTCGCGTCAACCAACGTCTCGGAAGCCGGACTCTTTCGCCAGCCTTGAGTAATCATATAGTTGATACTCATATCAGAATGGTTCGTAAACAATGCATCCAGATAAGGTGCTTTATATTTCCCGTCAATCTCGACACCGAAATTATATTGTCCGAAATACTTAGCCATCTGGTCATACGTGTCAAACGTGTAGGGATGATTCTTCATTCCAGCCTTGTGAATCAAGTAATCCTGCCACGGTTGGTTCAGTTCCGGGTAATTATTCGGAGCTCCGGCAATACACGGTCCAATAAAATGAGCCTTGTACTTCACGCCCAAATTAATAAACGAGGCATAACCCAGCGGATCGTCATACGTGATATCCGTCGCTCCCGTACCTTTCCACAACAGGAAACACATCGGGACCTTACCTTCAAAATGCTCGGCAACCCTCACAAGGCTCTCCAACGAGAAGGTCTGCAAAATCACCTTGCCATTCGTGTTCCCCGTGTTCACCTTGCCATTCACGTAGAACGGGTTGCTTTCCGGTTCCGGTTGCGTGATAATATTCATTCCCAAACGATCCAGTTCCTTGTAGACAATCTCCTCGAACCCGGCAGGATTCAGCCACGGCTCCTTGAACTCGATATAAATTCCCGGGCGGTTTCCCGTGTCCTCCGGATCATCCACGTAACCGAACGTGTACTTGATTACGTCGGCCGTACCGCTTAAACTCTTGATCTTCTCCCCAGTTTTCTGTCCCATCGTGAACACTCGTTTTCCTTGTGCGTCCCGTTCCAGCATTTTCCCCTTGGAATAAGCCACGAGATCCTCCAACGTAGAAATGTATTGATGTTGTGAGGCAAAACTCGGGCGAGCCTGTTCGATACTCGTTTCATTAAACCACGTACCGGCATCCAGCATCATCAGCTCCTCGTAGGTATAATAAGCCGGAAGATTTGGAACAAAATTCTTGGCATCCTCTTTCACCAACGCATCAGCCTCCTCGGCAGAGTAACCGATCTTCTGGTAATACGCCTTTCTGATTTCGTAAGGAATGGTCTCCCCGAACACGTTCTCGATATTCGTGGTCCGTTTCAAGTTGTCATCATGCAACGCCAACACCACCCCATCTTTCGAAACCTGCATATCACATTCCAGATAGTCAGCCCCGATTTCTCTCGCCCAACGATACGCTGCCTCCGTCTCCTCCGGGGTCCAGAACGTCGATCCCCGGTGAGCCACAACAGCGTACTCCGGCACGTAATCCCGCACTTTAATCATATCGGGAGTCAAATGATCCAATTCAACCTTGTCGACATCGACGTTTATGTTGTTGAATTTTTGATCTTCACACGACATGACCAAGGCTATCAACCCGCATGCCATCACTGCATGAAAAAACTTTTTAATCATAATTTTGAATTTTAGAGCGTTTAATGTTTGTTAGTACTCTCCTTTACCAGATATTGTTCTTCTCTTACTGTAAATGCCGTAAAAATGAATGCCAGAGCACAGGCTCCCAACAGGATAATGAAACTCCAGTCCCATCCGAGGTGATCCACCACGTACCCCAACATGATATTTGCTAACAAAGCCGTTCCAAAGAAATAACCGAAAAAGCCGGTCAGCCCGGCAGCCGTTCCCGCCGCTTTTTTGGGCGCCAAATCCAAGGCGTGTACCCCGATCAACATCACCGGCCCGTAAATCAAGAACCCAATAGCGATCAGACATATACTGTCCATCACCAGATCATGTTCCGTCTGCCAGTAAATAAACACGAACAAGGCCACCAGCACCATGTAAATCATCGTCGTGATCGCCCGCCGTCCCTTGAACACGTAGTCACTCACGATACCGCAGATAATCGTACCGGGAATGGCCGCGATCTCGTAAGCCGAATAAATCCAGCCTACCGCACCGCTATCGTACCCTTTCACATCCTTCAGGTAAGTCGGCGCCCAGTCAAGCACCCCGTATCTCACCAAGTAGATAAAAGCATTAGCGATAGCGATATACCATAATATCTTGTTATTCAAAACATATTTGAAAAAGATCTCTTTTGCCGTCAACTCTTCCTCCGACTTTGCACTGTAATTCTTAGGGTAATCATTACGATATTCCTCGATCGGCGGCAGACCACACGATTGCGGCGTATCCCGGATCAAAATAAACGCAATCACGGCAACCACCAAGGCCACAACAGCCGGAAAAACAAACGTGGCAGACTGCCAGGAACCGAACCACACCAACCCCACGGAAAACATGATCCCGACCAAACTACCTCCCACATTATGGGCCACGTTCCAGATCGACATTTTGGTCCCCCGTTCCTTCAAGGAAAACCAGTGCGTCATCACCCGGCCGCTAGGTGGCCAGCCCATCCCCTGGAACCAACCGATCAAAAACTGGGTAATAAACATGACCACGATTGAAGAGACTCCTGCACTTGTTCCCAAAAACAACGTCACGAGTGCCGATAACACCAGTCCCAACGGCAAAAACTTACGGGCGCTACTCCGATCGGAAACCCCTCCCATCAAAAACTTCGATATCCCGTAAGCGATAGCATTAGCCGAAAGAGCCACCCCTAAATCTCCCTTGTCAAATCCCAACTCCTGCAAATAGGGCATTGCCAGAGTAAAATTCTTACGTACTAAATAATACCCCGCATACCCTATAAATATACCTAAAAAGACCTGTAAACGTAACTTCTTGTACGTGGGGTCAATTTTCTCTTTAGGCAACAAGGGTTTGTGAGGCTCAGGCTTCAGAAAACTCCACATGATATTAATTTTTAATAAATATTATATTGATTCCAATCTGATTATCGTAAACGTTTCCATTACTACTCGCAGCTCTTTCCGGATGAAATACAC
Proteins encoded in this region:
- a CDS encoding glycerophosphodiester phosphodiesterase family protein gives rise to the protein MIKKFFHAVMACGLIALVMSCEDQKFNNINVDVDKVELDHLTPDMIKVRDYVPEYAVVAHRGSTFWTPEETEAAYRWAREIGADYLECDMQVSKDGVVLALHDDNLKRTTNIENVFGETIPYEIRKAYYQKIGYSAEEADALVKEDAKNFVPNLPAYYTYEELMMLDAGTWFNETSIEQARPSFASQHQYISTLEDLVAYSKGKMLERDAQGKRVFTMGQKTGEKIKSLSGTADVIKYTFGYVDDPEDTGNRPGIYIEFKEPWLNPAGFEEIVYKELDRLGMNIITQPEPESNPFYVNGKVNTGNTNGKVILQTFSLESLVRVAEHFEGKVPMCFLLWKGTGATDITYDDPLGYASFINLGVKYKAHFIGPCIAGAPNNYPELNQPWQDYLIHKAGMKNHPYTFDTYDQMAKYFGQYNFGVEIDGKYKAPYLDALFTNHSDMSINYMITQGWRKSPASETLVDAKVVLERLGY
- the glpT gene encoding glycerol-3-phosphate transporter, with product MWSFLKPEPHKPLLPKEKIDPTYKKLRLQVFLGIFIGYAGYYLVRKNFTLAMPYLQELGFDKGDLGVALSANAIAYGISKFLMGGVSDRSSARKFLPLGLVLSALVTLFLGTSAGVSSIVVMFITQFLIGWFQGMGWPPSGRVMTHWFSLKERGTKMSIWNVAHNVGGSLVGIMFSVGLVWFGSWQSATFVFPAVVALVVAVIAFILIRDTPQSCGLPPIEEYRNDYPKNYSAKSEEELTAKEIFFKYVLNNKILWYIAIANAFIYLVRYGVLDWAPTYLKDVKGYDSGAVGWIYSAYEIAAIPGTIICGIVSDYVFKGRRAITTMIYMVLVALFVFIYWQTEHDLVMDSICLIAIGFLIYGPVMLIGVHALDLAPKKAAGTAAGLTGFFGYFFGTALLANIMLGYVVDHLGWDWSFIILLGACALAFIFTAFTVREEQYLVKESTNKH